CAGACTGGCTGCAGCATAAGTTGACATTTGCCGGCAGTAAGCAAACTAAAACCTGCTGGTCTGTGCTGGCCACAAGACCACCAACACTGCAACAATTTACTAGCAATTCATACGAAAATTAGATTGGCTCTCACCACATGGATAGCATAGGTAATGGTGTGCATTCAGGGTCATTTACCAAATTGGGATGTTGGTCCTTTGTGTGTTCACGAGCTTTAGGTTGTAATGTGGAAACAACGCGCTCCCCTGGCCCATGTCGATGGCAAGACATGTCAACTAACTTTTCAACTACTGTTCAAAGAGTACTAATTGAAAGTGGTTCAACTGCTCTGTCATTACATATCTACACTTATtttaaaatcctctttatttcttcccattattttaaaatcctctttatttctTCCCATTATTTTGTACCTTTTCTATCTACTATCCAATTAGAGAAATTTGTTGAGTCAGACTACCACCGGCTTGCTCTTCAGAAGTTGGAAGCATGTCCAGTTGCCATGGAAAGCCTGGGGGCTCCCCCTTTAAAAGTTCACAACATCCATTTGACTGACAGAAACAACCGCATTGATCAACGCACAGCACAggtactgtgttttttttttttaccattttatttttattcaacaatAAGTACACCAATACAAGTCATCAACAACATTGACagccagaaataaaaatgaaaaacctgCTGTCATTTCAAGTCTGTGTCAACTGCCATAGAGTCCACTTCTCAGGTACTGTGTTTTAGTCATCAAAAGTATTATTATGTGTTCTGTGTCAATAGATTAATTTAAATTGACATTGTGTTGCAGATTAAGATCCCTGTGACTGGTTCAGAAACTGGAGGTTATCTGTATACTTCTTCAATTCAAGACCCTGACACTAACAGGTGAGTACACTCTGTTCTATTctgaattaaatgaaaatgacaataaatggtCACCTATAATGCAAATGCACTTTTGCATGGCTTTTACACATGTGTGTCTCCAGACCCCCAGTTTCAGAAGAGAacaccctctctcttttttcctgcTGCCTCTTTCTGAAAACTTTGTAAAAAAGAGCGGCTCAAAATAGGTGCCTGTTCCTACGTACAAAGAGGTCCCAAGCCATACATGTGTTCTCTGGTGGTACTGCAGAACCACCTTCAGCTTGGTCACCCACACATGGAGCTCTGCAGAATCT
This Cyclopterus lumpus isolate fCycLum1 chromosome 17, fCycLum1.pri, whole genome shotgun sequence DNA region includes the following protein-coding sequences:
- the LOC117746900 gene encoding cytochrome c oxidase assembly factor 1 homolog isoform X2, whose protein sequence is MRVSTSQLQQLTIFTTVLTGSGSGTMYYLLQKKFVESDYHRLALQKLEACPVAMESLGAPPLKVHNIHLTDRNNRIDQRTAQSVSTAIESTSQIKIPVTGSETGGYLYTSSIQDPDTNRWSLKQAVLKLREGQTIDLLNPPSPASAEITKGLDTSR
- the LOC117746900 gene encoding cytochrome c oxidase assembly factor 1 homolog isoform X1 yields the protein MEQLFREEKMRVSTSQLQQLTIFTTVLTGSGSGTMYYLLQKKFVESDYHRLALQKLEACPVAMESLGAPPLKVHNIHLTDRNNRIDQRTAQSVSTAIESTSQIKIPVTGSETGGYLYTSSIQDPDTNRWSLKQAVLKLREGQTIDLLNPPSPASAEITKGLDTSR